A single region of the Roseivivax sp. THAF197b genome encodes:
- a CDS encoding type I polyketide synthase codes for MDHAFGIIVLTPAGTGDPALAVAAQRAGHLGVLNAELPLPEGVLTDALDHLAASAPAGWGVALSDAALATEIAGDYGARGLATVILPAAAAFDAPTEVEALRAAGLRVILEAISWDDRLTGPIAAQGVILKGHEAGGRVGEATSFILLQKARAAGLAPVFIRGGIGMHSAGAVRAGGAAGIVLDDQCLMLRESALADRVAPVLARMTGGETALIEGQAGIRWRGVEMPGRNAAATLRAVIAQSEVASQDGVAEAAFGWDIGAGQLAPMGQAAAFAPDLARRYGGLGRLCAALLKVSADAVARAADTDILGADCPLAQDHGTTYPIVQGPMTRVSDVAPFAQSVAEGGALPMIALALMRPGQADKLLADVAERLKGKTWGVGLLGFAPSQLVKDQVAVALKHGPSFALIAGGRPDQAVALEADGIPSYLHVPSPRLLSMFLEQGARRFVFEGRECGGHVGPMSSLVLWDNMVRTLLEEVDDAKTASEIRVLFAGGIHDATSAAIVAAFAAPLAARGIKVGVLIGTAYLFTEEAVRDGAIADTFQQTLLDCTETVTLETGAGHASRAAMTPFAEEFAAKRRALEAQGMGAEDMREELESLTLGRLRIASKATERQGDDLLEVPVARQKQEGMYMIGQVAQLRDGLTNVKGLHSEICEDGAALVREIAAGASEPELLHARPKAPEPADIVIVGMSALLPGANDLKAYWENLLDGRSAISEIPRHRWDWRIYFDEDPTVKDKIYSKWGGFLEDMPFDPMRYGIPPRAIKALDPLQLMTLDVARRCLDDAGLTGEAGVSGPRLKTSVILGASGGAGDVGAQYAVRSEMPRFLGEIDEQAAGFLPEWTEDSFAGILLNVAAGRTANRLDFGGVNYTIDAACASSLAAVYQGVLELETGRSDMVLAGGIDTVQGPFGYLCFSKTRALSPRGRCSSFEAGADGIVISEGLAMIAMKRLADAERDGDRIYAVIKGVGGSSDGKAKSMTAPHPDGQIRALSRAYDMAGYGPETVGLFEAHGTGTVVGDTAEMETVTRLLEDAGATPRSAAIGSVKTQIGHTKAAAGIAGLIKASLACHHGVLPPHGRAGAPNEKLLDEELPLYLVDRPRPWLSGNGPRRAGVSAFGFGGTNFHVTLEEHDAKRAIPALAPAARTRWPHELLVWRGASAKGVASQIRAQLDRLGQGWSPAIADLARSLWEAAPKKGLTATLVISDPAQLPEKMSALLAALETGTPVPPGASWSETPRLADGGKLALIFPGQGSQYPDMMADLAVLMPQMAAALSRADAALGQPLSRAILPEAVYDAEARKAAAANLTRTDVAQPALGAVEAGLWAILADLGVEAHMAAGHSYGEFVALHAAGAIAEDDLYRVSEARGRFMVEAGEGADLGTMAAVRAERAEIEALIDGLPDVVIANHNAPEQSILSGTRAAIEEAGKRAEAQGLSFRPLPVGAAFHSPIVAPAEKRLASYLNKMPVSDPRFPVYANTTAEPYEAGAKKIRTTLARQLARPVEFLSEVRAMHEDGARVFLSVGPKSAHAAMVRQCLAGQDHAAITTDDEEGGLKGLLTAVGTLLSEGAALNLAALFRGREAQIVALKGPVEAEDVPGKNIWMLNGSGARQAGSPPLPVLTLEDIEARKTARAAAAAMPVAAPTAQSTQSPTGSAATAPSMARPPRPRKESIMDHSPQDLSQSEAVHPTQYYEGDSIMAAFQATMTRFLETQERVMLASLGAQVTQAAPQRPMARPPMARPAPRAAIPAAPAPAAPPAQPASAPAPVSAPAPAAAAPAPQPAPAAPAPAPTPAPAATAAPAGALDRDGISALLLEIVEDRTGYPSDMLDMDQGIEADLGIDSIKRLEIVGALIKALPAGQSAAATPAGETLNAQKTLGAIVDTLVEHLEKEGATAPFDPAGAENAELQTQSRPPRFVTSPEAQEGPGPAALPSGTYLLTEDARGVARLLAEKIAAAGGTAEIMPAAAAESMSAPLAGLVHLAPLDAVPVTLDAGISAWRTALSQSEKSAYALMRTHADSLKSGRVLLASAMGGMFGRDGASGLMLSGGATGLAKSLREEWPDTRSRAVDLDPALTPERMAEILFAELAASEGRIEVGYPGGARHIFRSLPAEVADLPAADLPKAATILATGGARGITAECLRPFARAGARLVLVGRSALPGAEDAETVNLSDAGELRRALASAAKASGQPVKPADLERRIAAILRDREMRANLADLTAQGAAAVEYRICDMSDPDAVAALLADLGPVHGVIHGAGVIEDRRIEDKTPESWDRVVETKVMGAMALAAGLDAAPPAFFAMFASVAGRYGNSGQTDYATANEVLNRLAASLSARWQGTRATAINWGPWDATKFGAGMVSDAVRLKFEAQGVTLVPAEGGAEAFFDEMLRGPRAATEVTLGAGPWERHETDRAGGDPAPALAMAPSLVPASQSATPLLADPRPEPAPKGGTAIPRRLTLAGDPWLGAHRIGETPVLPLACAAELCAEAASVIWPDWRVAGLSDLRALAGLRLEGEADRELLVVGNSAEHGDPTGFSARVDLKAAEPPHRGHYRASAILRPHGSGLPEGAEELALDVMMARAKASPVSARRAYREMLFHGPEYQRVKDLEGLDQGAVVARVAPSPQGAFGAGTDWLIDPGLLDAVAQMAWVWSIVTREAPALPNAIERLIPMGDGVPARMILAMRPDAQAPQVLCDAVIVDEADQPVFLVQGLECTSDPGLARFCGFKGEILRDVIGNPRAEAAE; via the coding sequence ATGGATCATGCATTCGGCATCATCGTTCTGACCCCGGCCGGCACCGGCGATCCCGCGCTCGCGGTCGCCGCGCAAAGAGCCGGGCATCTTGGGGTTCTGAACGCCGAGCTGCCCTTGCCGGAGGGCGTGTTGACCGACGCGCTCGACCATCTGGCGGCAAGCGCGCCTGCGGGCTGGGGTGTTGCCCTGTCCGACGCCGCCCTGGCGACCGAGATCGCGGGCGACTACGGCGCGCGCGGTCTGGCCACGGTGATCCTTCCCGCTGCGGCGGCCTTCGATGCGCCGACCGAGGTGGAGGCCCTGCGTGCGGCGGGTCTGCGCGTGATCCTTGAAGCCATAAGCTGGGACGACCGCCTGACGGGACCGATCGCGGCCCAGGGCGTCATCCTCAAAGGCCACGAGGCGGGCGGCCGGGTCGGCGAAGCCACCAGCTTCATCCTGTTGCAAAAAGCCCGCGCGGCTGGTCTCGCGCCCGTGTTCATTCGCGGCGGGATCGGGATGCATTCGGCGGGTGCCGTGCGCGCGGGTGGTGCGGCGGGTATCGTGCTCGACGATCAATGCCTGATGCTGCGCGAAAGCGCGCTTGCGGATCGCGTCGCCCCCGTGCTGGCCCGCATGACGGGCGGCGAGACAGCCCTGATCGAAGGGCAGGCCGGGATCCGCTGGCGCGGTGTCGAGATGCCGGGCCGGAACGCGGCGGCCACTTTGCGCGCAGTTATCGCGCAATCCGAGGTGGCGTCGCAGGACGGCGTCGCGGAAGCGGCGTTCGGCTGGGATATCGGCGCGGGCCAACTGGCCCCCATGGGGCAGGCCGCGGCCTTCGCGCCCGATCTTGCGCGCCGGTACGGTGGTCTTGGGCGGCTTTGTGCGGCCCTTCTGAAGGTCAGCGCGGATGCGGTCGCGCGCGCCGCCGACACGGATATCCTGGGCGCCGATTGTCCGCTCGCGCAGGATCACGGCACCACCTATCCCATCGTGCAGGGCCCCATGACGCGGGTCTCTGACGTCGCCCCCTTCGCGCAATCCGTGGCCGAGGGCGGCGCGCTGCCGATGATCGCGCTGGCGCTGATGCGTCCCGGTCAGGCGGACAAGCTCTTGGCCGACGTGGCCGAGCGGCTGAAGGGCAAGACCTGGGGCGTGGGCCTTCTGGGATTCGCGCCCTCGCAGCTCGTCAAGGATCAGGTCGCCGTCGCGTTGAAGCACGGCCCGTCCTTCGCGCTCATCGCAGGCGGGCGTCCGGATCAGGCTGTGGCGCTCGAGGCCGATGGCATCCCGTCCTACCTGCACGTGCCGTCACCCCGGCTTCTGTCGATGTTCCTCGAACAGGGCGCGCGGCGCTTCGTCTTCGAGGGGCGCGAATGCGGCGGCCATGTGGGCCCGATGTCCTCGCTCGTCCTCTGGGACAACATGGTGCGCACCCTTCTGGAGGAAGTGGACGACGCCAAGACCGCCTCCGAAATCCGGGTGCTGTTTGCGGGCGGCATTCACGATGCGACCTCGGCGGCGATCGTGGCGGCCTTCGCGGCCCCCCTGGCCGCGCGCGGCATCAAGGTCGGCGTGCTGATCGGCACGGCGTATCTCTTCACCGAAGAAGCGGTCCGCGACGGCGCCATCGCCGACACCTTCCAGCAGACCCTGCTCGACTGCACCGAGACCGTCACGCTTGAGACCGGCGCGGGCCATGCCTCCCGCGCCGCCATGACGCCCTTTGCCGAGGAATTCGCCGCGAAGCGCCGCGCGCTCGAAGCCCAGGGCATGGGCGCCGAGGACATGCGCGAGGAGCTGGAAAGCCTGACCCTGGGCCGTCTGCGCATCGCTTCGAAGGCGACCGAACGGCAGGGCGATGACCTGCTGGAGGTGCCCGTCGCGCGGCAGAAACAGGAAGGCATGTACATGATCGGGCAGGTGGCGCAGCTGCGCGACGGTCTGACCAATGTGAAGGGCCTGCATTCGGAGATCTGCGAAGACGGTGCCGCGCTGGTGCGCGAGATTGCCGCCGGTGCGTCCGAGCCCGAGCTGCTGCACGCCCGGCCCAAAGCGCCCGAACCTGCCGATATCGTTATCGTCGGCATGTCCGCGCTCTTGCCCGGTGCCAATGACCTCAAGGCCTATTGGGAAAACCTGCTCGACGGGCGCTCTGCGATCTCCGAGATCCCGCGCCATCGCTGGGATTGGCGGATCTATTTCGACGAGGATCCGACCGTCAAGGACAAGATCTACTCGAAATGGGGCGGGTTCCTTGAGGATATGCCCTTCGATCCGATGCGCTACGGCATCCCGCCGCGCGCGATCAAGGCGCTTGATCCGTTGCAGCTGATGACTCTCGACGTGGCGCGGCGCTGCCTCGACGATGCGGGTCTGACGGGGGAGGCGGGCGTCTCCGGCCCCCGGCTCAAGACCTCCGTGATCCTCGGCGCGTCGGGTGGCGCGGGCGATGTGGGCGCGCAATACGCTGTCCGCTCCGAGATGCCGCGCTTTCTGGGTGAGATTGACGAACAGGCGGCGGGCTTCCTGCCCGAATGGACCGAGGACAGCTTCGCGGGCATCCTCTTGAACGTGGCCGCGGGCCGCACGGCGAACCGGCTCGATTTCGGCGGCGTGAACTACACGATCGACGCGGCCTGCGCCTCGTCGCTGGCCGCCGTCTACCAGGGCGTCTTGGAGCTGGAGACGGGCCGGTCCGACATGGTGCTCGCGGGCGGCATCGACACGGTGCAGGGCCCGTTCGGCTATCTGTGTTTCTCGAAGACGCGCGCGCTTTCCCCGCGCGGGCGCTGTTCCTCGTTCGAGGCCGGGGCGGATGGCATCGTCATCTCCGAAGGCCTCGCGATGATCGCGATGAAGCGGCTGGCGGATGCCGAGCGCGATGGCGACCGCATCTATGCGGTGATCAAGGGTGTCGGCGGCTCCTCGGACGGCAAGGCCAAGTCGATGACCGCGCCGCATCCCGACGGGCAGATCCGCGCCCTTTCCCGCGCCTACGACATGGCGGGTTACGGGCCTGAAACCGTGGGCCTGTTTGAGGCGCATGGCACCGGCACCGTGGTCGGCGACACTGCCGAGATGGAAACGGTGACGCGGCTTCTGGAGGATGCGGGCGCGACCCCGCGTTCGGCCGCCATCGGCTCGGTGAAGACCCAGATCGGCCATACGAAGGCTGCCGCGGGCATTGCCGGTCTGATCAAGGCGTCGCTCGCCTGCCATCATGGTGTGCTGCCGCCCCATGGCCGTGCTGGTGCACCGAACGAGAAGCTTCTCGATGAAGAGCTGCCGCTCTACCTCGTGGATCGGCCGCGCCCCTGGCTTTCGGGGAATGGCCCGCGCCGCGCGGGCGTGTCGGCCTTTGGCTTCGGCGGCACGAATTTCCACGTCACCCTCGAGGAACATGACGCCAAGCGCGCGATCCCCGCGCTGGCCCCTGCCGCCCGCACGCGCTGGCCGCATGAGCTGCTGGTCTGGCGCGGCGCGTCGGCCAAGGGCGTGGCCAGCCAGATCCGCGCGCAGCTCGACCGGCTGGGACAGGGCTGGTCGCCCGCGATTGCAGACCTCGCGCGTTCGCTCTGGGAGGCGGCGCCGAAGAAGGGCCTGACAGCCACGCTCGTGATCTCGGATCCCGCGCAACTGCCCGAGAAGATGTCGGCGCTGCTCGCGGCGCTTGAGACCGGCACGCCGGTCCCGCCGGGGGCCAGCTGGTCCGAGACGCCGCGCCTCGCAGATGGTGGCAAACTCGCGCTGATCTTCCCCGGACAGGGCAGTCAGTATCCCGACATGATGGCCGATCTCGCGGTGCTGATGCCGCAGATGGCCGCGGCACTGTCGCGCGCCGATGCAGCACTCGGTCAGCCGCTCAGCCGGGCGATCCTGCCCGAAGCGGTCTATGATGCCGAGGCGCGGAAAGCCGCTGCCGCAAACCTGACGCGCACCGATGTGGCCCAGCCCGCTTTGGGCGCGGTCGAGGCCGGGCTCTGGGCAATCCTCGCGGATCTGGGTGTCGAGGCGCATATGGCCGCGGGCCACAGCTATGGTGAGTTCGTGGCATTGCATGCGGCAGGCGCCATCGCGGAGGATGACCTCTACCGCGTTTCCGAAGCGCGGGGCCGCTTCATGGTCGAGGCGGGCGAGGGCGCTGATCTCGGCACCATGGCCGCCGTGCGCGCCGAACGCGCGGAGATCGAGGCGCTGATCGACGGGCTGCCGGATGTGGTCATCGCCAATCACAACGCGCCCGAGCAGTCGATCCTGTCGGGCACCCGCGCCGCCATCGAGGAGGCTGGCAAACGCGCCGAAGCGCAGGGCCTTTCGTTCCGCCCGCTGCCCGTGGGTGCGGCCTTCCATTCGCCCATCGTGGCGCCTGCGGAGAAACGTCTGGCGAGCTACCTCAACAAGATGCCGGTCTCCGATCCGCGCTTCCCGGTCTATGCCAACACCACCGCGGAACCCTACGAGGCCGGCGCGAAGAAGATCCGCACGACGCTGGCGCGGCAATTGGCGCGGCCGGTCGAATTCCTGTCGGAAGTGCGGGCGATGCATGAAGATGGCGCGCGCGTTTTCCTCAGCGTCGGGCCGAAATCGGCCCATGCGGCGATGGTGCGGCAATGCCTGGCCGGACAGGATCATGCGGCGATCACTACCGATGACGAAGAGGGCGGGCTGAAGGGCCTGCTCACGGCGGTCGGCACGCTTCTGTCCGAGGGCGCGGCGCTCAATCTGGCTGCCCTCTTCCGGGGGCGCGAGGCGCAGATCGTGGCGCTGAAAGGCCCGGTCGAGGCTGAGGATGTGCCCGGCAAGAACATCTGGATGCTCAACGGCTCCGGCGCGCGACAGGCGGGCAGCCCGCCGCTGCCGGTGCTGACGCTGGAAGACATCGAAGCGCGCAAAACGGCACGCGCTGCCGCTGCTGCCATGCCCGTCGCAGCGCCGACCGCGCAATCGACGCAATCTCCGACCGGGTCCGCTGCCACAGCGCCTTCCATGGCCCGACCACCCCGACCGCGAAAGGAGTCCATCATGGATCACTCTCCACAGGACCTGTCTCAGAGCGAGGCGGTCCATCCCACTCAATATTACGAGGGGGACAGCATCATGGCGGCATTCCAGGCCACCATGACGCGCTTCCTCGAGACCCAGGAACGGGTGATGCTTGCGAGCCTCGGCGCGCAAGTGACCCAGGCTGCGCCGCAGCGCCCGATGGCGCGGCCCCCGATGGCGCGCCCCGCACCGCGCGCGGCGATCCCCGCAGCACCGGCACCGGCCGCACCGCCCGCCCAACCCGCGTCGGCACCCGCACCGGTCTCTGCACCGGCGCCTGCCGCAGCCGCTCCTGCGCCGCAGCCTGCTCCCGCAGCGCCTGCGCCCGCTCCGACACCGGCTCCGGCAGCAACAGCCGCACCGGCAGGGGCGCTCGATCGCGACGGCATCTCGGCGCTGCTTCTCGAGATCGTCGAGGACCGCACCGGTTATCCTTCGGACATGCTCGACATGGATCAGGGGATCGAGGCCGATCTCGGGATCGACTCGATCAAGCGGCTGGAAATCGTGGGCGCGCTGATCAAGGCGCTGCCTGCCGGGCAATCGGCGGCGGCGACGCCCGCGGGCGAGACACTGAACGCGCAGAAGACCCTCGGCGCGATTGTCGACACGCTGGTGGAGCATTTGGAAAAAGAGGGGGCGACAGCCCCTTTTGATCCCGCCGGGGCGGAGAATGCGGAGCTGCAGACGCAGTCCCGACCGCCCCGGTTCGTCACGTCGCCCGAGGCGCAGGAGGGGCCCGGCCCCGCCGCGCTGCCTTCGGGCACCTACCTTCTGACCGAGGACGCGAGAGGCGTGGCCCGGCTTCTGGCGGAGAAGATCGCAGCGGCAGGCGGCACCGCCGAGATCATGCCCGCCGCTGCGGCGGAGAGCATGTCCGCGCCCCTTGCGGGTCTTGTCCATCTCGCCCCGCTCGACGCGGTTCCGGTCACGCTCGATGCCGGGATATCGGCGTGGCGCACAGCCCTCTCTCAGTCCGAGAAAAGCGCCTATGCCCTCATGCGGACCCATGCCGACAGCTTGAAGTCGGGCCGTGTCCTTCTGGCCTCGGCCATGGGCGGGATGTTCGGGCGCGACGGCGCGTCCGGGCTGATGCTGTCGGGCGGCGCCACGGGGCTTGCGAAATCCCTGCGCGAGGAATGGCCGGATACGCGGAGCCGCGCGGTCGATCTCGATCCTGCGCTCACGCCCGAGCGTATGGCCGAGATCCTGTTTGCCGAACTCGCCGCCTCCGAGGGTCGGATCGAGGTGGGCTATCCCGGTGGCGCGCGCCACATTTTCCGCAGCCTGCCCGCCGAGGTCGCGGATCTGCCCGCCGCCGATCTGCCGAAAGCGGCGACGATCCTGGCCACGGGCGGCGCGCGCGGCATCACCGCCGAATGTCTGCGGCCCTTCGCCCGGGCCGGGGCGCGGCTCGTGCTTGTCGGGCGCTCTGCCTTGCCCGGCGCGGAAGATGCCGAAACGGTCAACCTCTCGGATGCGGGCGAGTTGCGCCGCGCGCTGGCATCTGCGGCCAAGGCGTCCGGCCAGCCCGTGAAACCCGCCGATCTGGAGCGTCGGATCGCCGCCATCCTGCGCGACCGCGAAATGCGCGCGAACCTCGCCGACCTGACGGCGCAGGGGGCGGCTGCGGTCGAATATCGCATCTGCGACATGTCCGATCCGGATGCGGTCGCGGCCCTCCTGGCGGATCTCGGCCCCGTTCACGGCGTGATCCATGGGGCAGGCGTGATCGAGGATCGCCGCATCGAGGACAAGACGCCCGAAAGCTGGGACCGCGTGGTCGAGACCAAGGTGATGGGCGCCATGGCGCTCGCAGCAGGGCTGGACGCGGCACCGCCTGCCTTCTTCGCGATGTTCGCCTCCGTCGCAGGCCGCTACGGCAATTCCGGTCAGACGGATTACGCCACGGCGAATGAAGTGCTGAACCGCCTCGCCGCGTCGCTCTCCGCGCGCTGGCAGGGCACCCGCGCGACGGCGATCAATTGGGGGCCGTGGGACGCGACCAAGTTCGGCGCGGGCATGGTGTCGGACGCGGTGCGGCTCAAGTTCGAGGCGCAGGGCGTGACGCTCGTGCCTGCGGAAGGCGGGGCAGAGGCCTTCTTCGACGAGATGTTGCGCGGCCCGCGCGCAGCGACAGAGGTCACGCTTGGCGCGGGGCCGTGGGAACGCCACGAGACCGACCGTGCGGGCGGCGATCCCGCGCCCGCGCTGGCCATGGCGCCATCCCTCGTGCCCGCCTCGCAAAGTGCCACGCCGCTCCTGGCCGATCCGCGTCCGGAACCTGCGCCCAAGGGCGGCACCGCCATTCCGCGCCGCCTGACGCTTGCGGGCGATCCCTGGCTGGGCGCGCATCGCATCGGCGAGACGCCGGTCCTGCCGCTGGCCTGCGCGGCGGAGCTATGCGCCGAGGCAGCTTCCGTGATCTGGCCCGATTGGCGCGTCGCGGGCCTGTCGGATCTGCGCGCGCTCGCCGGTCTGCGCCTCGAGGGTGAGGCGGATCGCGAGCTTCTCGTGGTCGGAAATTCGGCTGAGCATGGTGATCCCACGGGCTTTTCCGCCCGCGTCGACCTGAAAGCCGCCGAGCCGCCCCATCGCGGCCATTACCGGGCCTCGGCGATCCTGCGCCCCCATGGCAGCGGCCTGCCCGAGGGCGCCGAGGAGCTGGCGCTCGATGTGATGATGGCCCGCGCGAAGGCCTCCCCCGTCTCGGCCCGCCGTGCATACCGCGAGATGCTGTTCCACGGCCCCGAATATCAGCGCGTGAAGGACCTCGAAGGGCTCGATCAGGGCGCGGTCGTCGCCCGTGTCGCGCCCAGCCCGCAAGGGGCGTTCGGCGCTGGCACGGATTGGCTGATCGATCCCGGCCTGCTTGATGCCGTCGCGCAAATGGCTTGGGTCTGGTCCATCGTCACCCGCGAGGCGCCCGCGCTGCCCAATGCGATCGAGCGTCTTATCCCGATGGGAGACGGCGTGCCCGCGCGGATGATCCTCGCGATGCGACCCGATGCGCAGGCGCCGCAGGTCCTGTGCGATGCGGTGATCGTGGATGAAGCGGATCAGCCGGTCTTCCTCGTTCAGGGGCTGGAATGCACGTCCGATCCCGGGCTGGCGCGCTTCTGCGGCTTCAAGGGCGAGATCCTGCGCGACGTGATCGGCAATCCCCGCGCCGAGGCTGCCGAATGA
- a CDS encoding sulfatase-like hydrolase/transferase, with protein sequence MPRNLVLITYDSCRFDSVLAAKAPNLRKLGEIEKRYSYASWTAPSHYTFMMGLVPHTSPPNVYASEVYKEDFAKWSDRLEIPDLAFETFLPQLSLPGMLRQYGYRTVGRVSMPVLNPQTVISNAFDDYKLMSNHNDFAGMIDEVSFSRDHPSFHFFNLGETHYPYMLRDDALPHISGLHGVAKTLAAGGDAGGRGAGAMSVEEFFSDDVMRGLHEQQIRCVEYLDGLLDALYDKAPSNTWFMIMGDHGEAFGEQGYFGHGPVMHEKVFEVPFVEGPRPRKARLI encoded by the coding sequence ATGCCGCGCAACCTTGTCCTCATCACCTATGACAGTTGCCGTTTCGACTCCGTGCTGGCCGCCAAGGCGCCCAACCTGCGAAAGCTGGGCGAGATCGAGAAGCGATATTCCTACGCGTCCTGGACGGCGCCGTCGCATTACACCTTCATGATGGGGCTGGTGCCGCACACCTCGCCGCCCAATGTCTACGCGTCCGAGGTCTACAAGGAAGACTTCGCCAAGTGGTCGGACCGGCTCGAGATCCCCGATCTCGCCTTCGAGACGTTCCTGCCGCAATTGTCGCTTCCGGGCATGCTGCGCCAATACGGCTATCGCACGGTGGGCCGGGTTTCGATGCCGGTTCTGAACCCGCAAACGGTGATCTCGAACGCGTTCGACGATTACAAGCTGATGTCCAACCACAACGATTTCGCGGGCATGATCGACGAGGTCAGCTTTTCGCGCGACCATCCCAGCTTCCATTTCTTCAATCTCGGCGAGACGCATTACCCCTACATGCTTCGGGACGATGCGCTGCCGCATATCTCCGGGCTGCACGGGGTGGCCAAGACGCTGGCGGCAGGCGGGGACGCCGGCGGGCGCGGCGCGGGTGCCATGTCCGTTGAGGAATTTTTCAGCGACGACGTGATGCGCGGCCTGCATGAGCAGCAGATCCGCTGCGTCGAATATCTCGATGGGTTGCTGGACGCACTTTACGACAAGGCGCCGTCGAACACGTGGTTCATGATCATGGGTGATCATGGCGAGGCATTCGGCGAGCAGGGATATTTCGGCCATGGCCCGGTCATGCACGAGAAGGTTTTCGAGGTGCCATTCGTGGAGGGGCCGCGGCCCCGCAAGGCACGACTGATTTAG
- a CDS encoding lipopolysaccharide assembly protein LapB codes for MENRRLARDNQALLRERFKEGMVALKQNDLETAEQIFTDLLEAEPELAVGHLGLGQVFAKFEDHQRALEHFQEALVLKPDLVPAQVLGAQMLQKLGAPEEALAELETAVALDPSASTAYLRMSRIMADTGRTEDALGVLRDAVLHNPQDIRLRLSLASALGREGDIDAAKAELDRVTQMKPDLWLPHYQLGRMHMKAGELEDALKALQRAATLAPDKSPVHQAIGAVQAKMEEHAKAVKSFDRAVELKPNNLRATLRAAQARARTGRHAEALDMLQRLGPKVRRMGYVQKVMGDVFLGMERYDDAIDTYRAAILNAQSIAEKAPDLVALATEAVPDDKAAFAVKLRDEMKARMSELSGENGAAAGGGARRSRRGGRQRLLAG; via the coding sequence ATGGAAAATCGTCGCTTGGCTCGGGACAACCAAGCTTTGCTGCGGGAGCGCTTCAAAGAGGGGATGGTCGCGCTCAAGCAGAATGATCTCGAAACGGCGGAGCAGATCTTCACCGATCTGCTCGAAGCGGAGCCCGAACTTGCCGTGGGCCATCTCGGTCTGGGCCAGGTCTTCGCCAAGTTCGAGGATCATCAGCGCGCGCTGGAACATTTCCAGGAGGCGCTGGTTCTGAAGCCCGACCTCGTGCCCGCTCAGGTTCTCGGCGCGCAGATGCTGCAGAAGCTGGGCGCTCCAGAAGAGGCGCTCGCGGAGCTTGAAACCGCTGTCGCGCTCGATCCGTCGGCCTCCACCGCCTATCTGCGCATGTCGCGCATCATGGCGGATACGGGCCGCACCGAAGACGCGCTCGGCGTTCTGCGCGATGCGGTTCTGCACAATCCTCAGGACATCCGGCTGCGTCTGTCGCTCGCCTCGGCCCTCGGGCGGGAAGGCGATATCGACGCGGCCAAGGCCGAGTTGGACCGCGTCACCCAGATGAAGCCCGATCTGTGGCTGCCGCATTACCAATTGGGCCGCATGCACATGAAAGCCGGTGAGCTCGAGGATGCGCTGAAGGCGCTCCAGCGCGCCGCAACGCTCGCGCCCGACAAGTCCCCGGTGCACCAGGCGATCGGCGCGGTGCAGGCAAAGATGGAGGAGCACGCCAAGGCGGTGAAGTCCTTCGACCGCGCGGTTGAGCTCAAACCCAACAACCTGCGCGCGACGCTGCGCGCGGCGCAGGCCCGTGCGCGGACGGGCCGTCACGCCGAAGCGCTGGACATGCTGCAGCGGCTTGGCCCGAAAGTGCGTCGCATGGGCTATGTCCAGAAGGTGATGGGCGATGTCTTCCTCGGGATGGAGCGGTACGACGATGCGATCGACACCTACCGCGCCGCGATCCTGAACGCGCAATCCATCGCGGAAAAGGCCCCCGATCTTGTCGCGCTCGCCACCGAGGCCGTGCCGGACGACAAGGCGGCCTTCGCGGTCAAGCTGCGCGACGAGATGAAGGCCCGCATGTCCGAGCTTTCCGGCGAGAACGGGGCTGCGGCCGGAGGCGGTGCGCGACGGTCGCGCCGCGGCGGACGCCAACGCTTGCTCGCCGGCTGA
- a CDS encoding biliverdin-producing heme oxygenase, with protein sequence MSAERDDGAHAVRTRIAAATQADHHALHVHPWLRRLSAPDLTLREYSVLLQAYCAFFSRIEQARQALCVFETLSLDRTLAALRADLRCLAVPLEPVSAGDPATPDHPRAVLAALYVLHGAQFGGQVLRGKVAGVLPGAPRHFFGGAQDRRLWATLLTELERHGRDDAGCQALCRAAAQTFRDFGQFVTEHCIAEFSASPMFGQLPPMTFSKTPPVIGEEAGSGR encoded by the coding sequence ATGAGCGCTGAGCGCGACGACGGCGCGCATGCCGTTCGGACACGGATCGCCGCTGCCACACAGGCCGACCATCACGCGCTGCACGTACATCCCTGGCTGCGTCGCCTGTCTGCGCCGGATCTGACGCTTCGGGAATATTCCGTGCTTCTGCAGGCCTATTGCGCGTTTTTCTCGCGGATTGAGCAGGCCCGGCAGGCGCTCTGCGTTTTCGAGACGCTGTCTTTGGACCGGACACTCGCGGCGCTGCGTGCAGATCTGCGGTGTCTGGCTGTCCCGCTTGAACCCGTGTCCGCAGGCGATCCTGCAACGCCGGATCACCCCCGCGCGGTGCTCGCCGCCCTCTATGTGCTGCACGGGGCGCAATTCGGCGGGCAGGTGCTCCGCGGGAAGGTTGCGGGTGTGCTCCCCGGTGCGCCGCGGCATTTCTTCGGCGGGGCGCAGGACAGACGCCTCTGGGCGACACTTCTGACAGAGCTCGAAAGACATGGTCGGGATGATGCGGGATGCCAGGCCTTGTGTCGCGCGGCCGCTCAGACATTCCGCGATTTCGGGCAGTTTGTGACCGAGCATTGCATCGCCGAATTCAGCGCCTCTCCAATGTTCGGACAATTGCCGCCCATGACCTTTTCAAAGACGCCGCCCGTCATCGGCGAAGAGGCCGGTTCCGGCCGATGA